Proteins encoded within one genomic window of Bos indicus x Bos taurus breed Angus x Brahman F1 hybrid chromosome 18, Bos_hybrid_MaternalHap_v2.0, whole genome shotgun sequence:
- the LOC113876392 gene encoding zinc finger protein 226-like isoform X1: protein MMTLHFPGRREKMNMFMEAVTFKDVAVAFTEEELGLLNSAQRKLYQDVMVENFRNLVSVEENNQSELSAIQERGLHEELSCWQIWQQIANDLTRCQDSMINNCQLHKQGYSPHQVGSGLSIQISEDENYILNEKAGGPGDTGNPRFASLRARDSWRKSSLTESQNYQNRYQEISMQSKLCWCKADVDSIGRISYHLDDRVHKNEKSYCHNDYRKDSTVSTLDRNSMIHTGQKPYQCNECKRTFTSLSTFDLHQQLHSKETSHVCDECGKGFRYSSVLHIHQRVHIGEECSVFAECGKEFHQSSQLQTHQKVHSIKKPFTCEECGKGFSRRSALSIHCKVHTGEKPYTCEECGRAFSQASHLQDHQRVHTGEKPFICDACGKSFSRNSHLQSHQRVHTGEKPYKCEECGKGFICSSNLYIHQRVHTGEKPYKCEECGKGFSRPSSLQAHQGIHTGEKSYVCNVCGKGFTLSSNLQAHQRVHTGEKPYKCEECGKNFRRNSHYQVHLVVHTGEKPYKCEVCGKGFSQSSYLQIHQKAHSVEKPYKCKECGQGFNQNSRLQIHQLIHTGEKPYKCEECGKGFSRRADLKIHCRIHTGEKPYNCEECGKVFRQASNLLAHQRVHSGEKPFKCEECGKSFGRSSHLQAHQKVHTGEKPYKCEECGKGFKWSLNLDMHQRVHTGEKPYKCGECGKHFSQASSLQLHQSVHTGEKPYRCDVCGKVFSRSSQLQSHQRVHTGEKPYKCEMCGKSFSWRSNLTIHQRIHAADKSYKSHRGGKTIRDST, encoded by the exons ATGAT gactctgcacttccctggaaggagagagaagatgaaCATGTTCATG GAGGCAGTGACCTTCAAGGACGTGGCTGTGGCCTTCACAGAGGAGGAGCTGGGGTTACTGAACTCAGCCCAGAGAAAGCTGTACCAGGATGTGATGGTGGAGAACTTCCGGAACCTGGTCTCAGTAG aagaaaacaatcaGAGTGAGTTGAGTGCCATTCAAGAGAGAGGATTACATGAAGAGCTTTCCTGCTGGCAAATCTGGCAACAAATTGCTAACGACTTAACCAGATGTCAAGACTCCATGATAAATAATTGTCAGCTCCACAAACAAGGTTATTCCCCGCACCAGGTTGGGTCAGGACTATCTATTCAAATTTCTGAAGATGAGAACTATATATTAAATGAGAAAGCAGGTGGTCCTGGTGATACTGGAAATCCAAGGTTTGCATCTTTGAGAGCCCGGGATTCTTGGAGAAAAAGTTCCTTGACTGAGTCACAGAATTACCAGAATAGATACCAGGAAATTTCCATGCAAAGTAAACTGTGTTGGTGTAAAGCAGATGTTGACAGCATTGGTCGGATCTCATACCACCTTGATGATCGAGTACACAAGAATGAAAAGTCTTATTGCCACAATGATTATAGAAAAGACAGCACGGTTTCCACATTGGATCGGAATAGTATGATTCACACAGGACAAAAACCTTACCAGTGTAATGAATGTAAAAGAACCTTTACCAGCCTTTCTACCTTTGATCTTCACCAGCAGTTACACTCAAAAGAGACCTCTCACGTGTGCGATGAGTGTGGAAAAGGCTTCCGTTATAGCTCAGTTCTTCATATTCATCAGAGAGTTCACATAGGAGAAGAATGCAGTGTGTTTGCTGAGTGTGGAAAGGAATTCCATCAGAGCTCACAACTACAAACTCATCAGAAAGTCCACAGCATAAAGAAACCATTCACATGTGAGGAATGTGGGAAAGGCTTCAGTCGTCGATCAGCACTTAGCATTCATTGTAAAGTCCACACGGGAGAGAAACCTTACACTTGTGAGGAGTGTGGCAGGGCCTTCAGTCAGGCCTCCCACCTTCAAGACCATCAGAGAGTCCACACCGGGGAGAAACCATTCATATGTGATGCATGTGGTAAGAGCTTCAGTCGGAATTCACACCTTCAGTCCCACCAGAGAGTccatacaggagagaaaccataCAAATGTGAGGAGTGTGGGAAGGGCTTCATTTGTAGCTCAAATCTATACATTCACCAGAGAGTCCACACAGGAGAAAAACCCTACAAATGTGAGGAATGCGGGAAAGGCTTTAGTCGGCCTTCAAGTCTTCAGGCCCATCAGGGAATCCACACTGGAGAGAAGTCATATGTATGTAATGTGTGTGGTAAAGGCTTTACTCTGAGTTCAAACCTTCAGGCACATCAAAGAGTCCACACAGGGGAGAAACCATACAAATGTGAGGAGTGTGGGAAGAACTTCAGGAGGAACTCCCATTATCAAGTTCATCTGGTTGTCCACACAGGAGAAAAACCCTATAAATGTGAAGTGTGTGGGAAGGGCTTCAGTCAGAGTTCATATCTTCAAATCCATCAAAAGGCCCACAGTGTAGAGAAACCCTACAAATGCAAGGAGTGTGGGCAGGGCTTCAATCAGAATTCACGACTTCAGATCCACCAGCTGATCCATACTGGTGAGAAACCATACAAATGCGAAGAGTGTGGGAAGGGATTCAGTCGTAGAGCAGATCTTAAAATTCACTGCAGAATCCACACCGGAGAGAAACCATACAATTGTGAGGAGTGTGGAAAAGTCTTCAGGCAGGCCTCAAATCTCCTGGCCCATCAGAGAGTCCACAGTGGGGAAAAGCCATTCAAATGTGAAGAATGTGGCAAGAGCTTTGGTCGGAGTTCACACCTTCAAGCCCACCAAAAAGTCCACACTGGAGAAAAGCCATACAAATGTGAGGAGTGTGGGAAGGGCTTTAAGTGGAGCCTGAACCTCGACATGCATCAGAGGgtccacacaggagagaaaccatataagtGTGGGGAGTGTGGGAAACACTTCAGTCAGGCCTCAAGTCTTCAGCTTCATCAGAGTGtccacactggagagaagccctacAGATGTGATGTGTGTGGTAAAGTCTTCAGTCGGTCTTCACAACTGCAGTCTCATCAGAGAGTCCACACAGGGGAGAAACCTTACAAGTGTGAGATGTGTGGTAAGAGCTTCAGTTGGCGCTCCAATCTAACAATTCATCAAAGAATCCATGCTGCTGATAAATCCTATAAAAGTCATAGGGGTGGTAAGACCATCAGAGATTCAACTTAG
- the LOC113876392 gene encoding zinc finger protein 226-like isoform X2 gives MNMFMEAVTFKDVAVAFTEEELGLLNSAQRKLYQDVMVENFRNLVSVEENNQSELSAIQERGLHEELSCWQIWQQIANDLTRCQDSMINNCQLHKQGYSPHQVGSGLSIQISEDENYILNEKAGGPGDTGNPRFASLRARDSWRKSSLTESQNYQNRYQEISMQSKLCWCKADVDSIGRISYHLDDRVHKNEKSYCHNDYRKDSTVSTLDRNSMIHTGQKPYQCNECKRTFTSLSTFDLHQQLHSKETSHVCDECGKGFRYSSVLHIHQRVHIGEECSVFAECGKEFHQSSQLQTHQKVHSIKKPFTCEECGKGFSRRSALSIHCKVHTGEKPYTCEECGRAFSQASHLQDHQRVHTGEKPFICDACGKSFSRNSHLQSHQRVHTGEKPYKCEECGKGFICSSNLYIHQRVHTGEKPYKCEECGKGFSRPSSLQAHQGIHTGEKSYVCNVCGKGFTLSSNLQAHQRVHTGEKPYKCEECGKNFRRNSHYQVHLVVHTGEKPYKCEVCGKGFSQSSYLQIHQKAHSVEKPYKCKECGQGFNQNSRLQIHQLIHTGEKPYKCEECGKGFSRRADLKIHCRIHTGEKPYNCEECGKVFRQASNLLAHQRVHSGEKPFKCEECGKSFGRSSHLQAHQKVHTGEKPYKCEECGKGFKWSLNLDMHQRVHTGEKPYKCGECGKHFSQASSLQLHQSVHTGEKPYRCDVCGKVFSRSSQLQSHQRVHTGEKPYKCEMCGKSFSWRSNLTIHQRIHAADKSYKSHRGGKTIRDST, from the exons atgaaCATGTTCATG GAGGCAGTGACCTTCAAGGACGTGGCTGTGGCCTTCACAGAGGAGGAGCTGGGGTTACTGAACTCAGCCCAGAGAAAGCTGTACCAGGATGTGATGGTGGAGAACTTCCGGAACCTGGTCTCAGTAG aagaaaacaatcaGAGTGAGTTGAGTGCCATTCAAGAGAGAGGATTACATGAAGAGCTTTCCTGCTGGCAAATCTGGCAACAAATTGCTAACGACTTAACCAGATGTCAAGACTCCATGATAAATAATTGTCAGCTCCACAAACAAGGTTATTCCCCGCACCAGGTTGGGTCAGGACTATCTATTCAAATTTCTGAAGATGAGAACTATATATTAAATGAGAAAGCAGGTGGTCCTGGTGATACTGGAAATCCAAGGTTTGCATCTTTGAGAGCCCGGGATTCTTGGAGAAAAAGTTCCTTGACTGAGTCACAGAATTACCAGAATAGATACCAGGAAATTTCCATGCAAAGTAAACTGTGTTGGTGTAAAGCAGATGTTGACAGCATTGGTCGGATCTCATACCACCTTGATGATCGAGTACACAAGAATGAAAAGTCTTATTGCCACAATGATTATAGAAAAGACAGCACGGTTTCCACATTGGATCGGAATAGTATGATTCACACAGGACAAAAACCTTACCAGTGTAATGAATGTAAAAGAACCTTTACCAGCCTTTCTACCTTTGATCTTCACCAGCAGTTACACTCAAAAGAGACCTCTCACGTGTGCGATGAGTGTGGAAAAGGCTTCCGTTATAGCTCAGTTCTTCATATTCATCAGAGAGTTCACATAGGAGAAGAATGCAGTGTGTTTGCTGAGTGTGGAAAGGAATTCCATCAGAGCTCACAACTACAAACTCATCAGAAAGTCCACAGCATAAAGAAACCATTCACATGTGAGGAATGTGGGAAAGGCTTCAGTCGTCGATCAGCACTTAGCATTCATTGTAAAGTCCACACGGGAGAGAAACCTTACACTTGTGAGGAGTGTGGCAGGGCCTTCAGTCAGGCCTCCCACCTTCAAGACCATCAGAGAGTCCACACCGGGGAGAAACCATTCATATGTGATGCATGTGGTAAGAGCTTCAGTCGGAATTCACACCTTCAGTCCCACCAGAGAGTccatacaggagagaaaccataCAAATGTGAGGAGTGTGGGAAGGGCTTCATTTGTAGCTCAAATCTATACATTCACCAGAGAGTCCACACAGGAGAAAAACCCTACAAATGTGAGGAATGCGGGAAAGGCTTTAGTCGGCCTTCAAGTCTTCAGGCCCATCAGGGAATCCACACTGGAGAGAAGTCATATGTATGTAATGTGTGTGGTAAAGGCTTTACTCTGAGTTCAAACCTTCAGGCACATCAAAGAGTCCACACAGGGGAGAAACCATACAAATGTGAGGAGTGTGGGAAGAACTTCAGGAGGAACTCCCATTATCAAGTTCATCTGGTTGTCCACACAGGAGAAAAACCCTATAAATGTGAAGTGTGTGGGAAGGGCTTCAGTCAGAGTTCATATCTTCAAATCCATCAAAAGGCCCACAGTGTAGAGAAACCCTACAAATGCAAGGAGTGTGGGCAGGGCTTCAATCAGAATTCACGACTTCAGATCCACCAGCTGATCCATACTGGTGAGAAACCATACAAATGCGAAGAGTGTGGGAAGGGATTCAGTCGTAGAGCAGATCTTAAAATTCACTGCAGAATCCACACCGGAGAGAAACCATACAATTGTGAGGAGTGTGGAAAAGTCTTCAGGCAGGCCTCAAATCTCCTGGCCCATCAGAGAGTCCACAGTGGGGAAAAGCCATTCAAATGTGAAGAATGTGGCAAGAGCTTTGGTCGGAGTTCACACCTTCAAGCCCACCAAAAAGTCCACACTGGAGAAAAGCCATACAAATGTGAGGAGTGTGGGAAGGGCTTTAAGTGGAGCCTGAACCTCGACATGCATCAGAGGgtccacacaggagagaaaccatataagtGTGGGGAGTGTGGGAAACACTTCAGTCAGGCCTCAAGTCTTCAGCTTCATCAGAGTGtccacactggagagaagccctacAGATGTGATGTGTGTGGTAAAGTCTTCAGTCGGTCTTCACAACTGCAGTCTCATCAGAGAGTCCACACAGGGGAGAAACCTTACAAGTGTGAGATGTGTGGTAAGAGCTTCAGTTGGCGCTCCAATCTAACAATTCATCAAAGAATCCATGCTGCTGATAAATCCTATAAAAGTCATAGGGGTGGTAAGACCATCAGAGATTCAACTTAG
- the LOC113876392 gene encoding zinc finger protein 226-like isoform X3, with the protein MINNCQLHKQGYSPHQVGSGLSIQISEDENYILNEKAGGPGDTGNPRFASLRARDSWRKSSLTESQNYQNRYQEISMQSKLCWCKADVDSIGRISYHLDDRVHKNEKSYCHNDYRKDSTVSTLDRNSMIHTGQKPYQCNECKRTFTSLSTFDLHQQLHSKETSHVCDECGKGFRYSSVLHIHQRVHIGEECSVFAECGKEFHQSSQLQTHQKVHSIKKPFTCEECGKGFSRRSALSIHCKVHTGEKPYTCEECGRAFSQASHLQDHQRVHTGEKPFICDACGKSFSRNSHLQSHQRVHTGEKPYKCEECGKGFICSSNLYIHQRVHTGEKPYKCEECGKGFSRPSSLQAHQGIHTGEKSYVCNVCGKGFTLSSNLQAHQRVHTGEKPYKCEECGKNFRRNSHYQVHLVVHTGEKPYKCEVCGKGFSQSSYLQIHQKAHSVEKPYKCKECGQGFNQNSRLQIHQLIHTGEKPYKCEECGKGFSRRADLKIHCRIHTGEKPYNCEECGKVFRQASNLLAHQRVHSGEKPFKCEECGKSFGRSSHLQAHQKVHTGEKPYKCEECGKGFKWSLNLDMHQRVHTGEKPYKCGECGKHFSQASSLQLHQSVHTGEKPYRCDVCGKVFSRSSQLQSHQRVHTGEKPYKCEMCGKSFSWRSNLTIHQRIHAADKSYKSHRGGKTIRDST; encoded by the coding sequence ATGATAAATAATTGTCAGCTCCACAAACAAGGTTATTCCCCGCACCAGGTTGGGTCAGGACTATCTATTCAAATTTCTGAAGATGAGAACTATATATTAAATGAGAAAGCAGGTGGTCCTGGTGATACTGGAAATCCAAGGTTTGCATCTTTGAGAGCCCGGGATTCTTGGAGAAAAAGTTCCTTGACTGAGTCACAGAATTACCAGAATAGATACCAGGAAATTTCCATGCAAAGTAAACTGTGTTGGTGTAAAGCAGATGTTGACAGCATTGGTCGGATCTCATACCACCTTGATGATCGAGTACACAAGAATGAAAAGTCTTATTGCCACAATGATTATAGAAAAGACAGCACGGTTTCCACATTGGATCGGAATAGTATGATTCACACAGGACAAAAACCTTACCAGTGTAATGAATGTAAAAGAACCTTTACCAGCCTTTCTACCTTTGATCTTCACCAGCAGTTACACTCAAAAGAGACCTCTCACGTGTGCGATGAGTGTGGAAAAGGCTTCCGTTATAGCTCAGTTCTTCATATTCATCAGAGAGTTCACATAGGAGAAGAATGCAGTGTGTTTGCTGAGTGTGGAAAGGAATTCCATCAGAGCTCACAACTACAAACTCATCAGAAAGTCCACAGCATAAAGAAACCATTCACATGTGAGGAATGTGGGAAAGGCTTCAGTCGTCGATCAGCACTTAGCATTCATTGTAAAGTCCACACGGGAGAGAAACCTTACACTTGTGAGGAGTGTGGCAGGGCCTTCAGTCAGGCCTCCCACCTTCAAGACCATCAGAGAGTCCACACCGGGGAGAAACCATTCATATGTGATGCATGTGGTAAGAGCTTCAGTCGGAATTCACACCTTCAGTCCCACCAGAGAGTccatacaggagagaaaccataCAAATGTGAGGAGTGTGGGAAGGGCTTCATTTGTAGCTCAAATCTATACATTCACCAGAGAGTCCACACAGGAGAAAAACCCTACAAATGTGAGGAATGCGGGAAAGGCTTTAGTCGGCCTTCAAGTCTTCAGGCCCATCAGGGAATCCACACTGGAGAGAAGTCATATGTATGTAATGTGTGTGGTAAAGGCTTTACTCTGAGTTCAAACCTTCAGGCACATCAAAGAGTCCACACAGGGGAGAAACCATACAAATGTGAGGAGTGTGGGAAGAACTTCAGGAGGAACTCCCATTATCAAGTTCATCTGGTTGTCCACACAGGAGAAAAACCCTATAAATGTGAAGTGTGTGGGAAGGGCTTCAGTCAGAGTTCATATCTTCAAATCCATCAAAAGGCCCACAGTGTAGAGAAACCCTACAAATGCAAGGAGTGTGGGCAGGGCTTCAATCAGAATTCACGACTTCAGATCCACCAGCTGATCCATACTGGTGAGAAACCATACAAATGCGAAGAGTGTGGGAAGGGATTCAGTCGTAGAGCAGATCTTAAAATTCACTGCAGAATCCACACCGGAGAGAAACCATACAATTGTGAGGAGTGTGGAAAAGTCTTCAGGCAGGCCTCAAATCTCCTGGCCCATCAGAGAGTCCACAGTGGGGAAAAGCCATTCAAATGTGAAGAATGTGGCAAGAGCTTTGGTCGGAGTTCACACCTTCAAGCCCACCAAAAAGTCCACACTGGAGAAAAGCCATACAAATGTGAGGAGTGTGGGAAGGGCTTTAAGTGGAGCCTGAACCTCGACATGCATCAGAGGgtccacacaggagagaaaccatataagtGTGGGGAGTGTGGGAAACACTTCAGTCAGGCCTCAAGTCTTCAGCTTCATCAGAGTGtccacactggagagaagccctacAGATGTGATGTGTGTGGTAAAGTCTTCAGTCGGTCTTCACAACTGCAGTCTCATCAGAGAGTCCACACAGGGGAGAAACCTTACAAGTGTGAGATGTGTGGTAAGAGCTTCAGTTGGCGCTCCAATCTAACAATTCATCAAAGAATCCATGCTGCTGATAAATCCTATAAAAGTCATAGGGGTGGTAAGACCATCAGAGATTCAACTTAG